The following is a genomic window from Pseudothermotoga thermarum DSM 5069.
GAGTCAAACCTCTTATCAAGAACCTTTGTGTAATCAAAGCGAATATCACTACAGGCAACATTGTCACCAAACCCGCAGCCGATAGTGGTCCCCACGCCACTCTCCAACCAGTTATGTATCTTCCAAGATACACAGGCAAAGTTTGAGCAGAAGCGTTACTTGTTAAAACCAACGCTAAAAGGAATTCTCCCCAGCTTTGTATGAACGAAAGAATGGCTGCCGCCGCCAGGCCAGGGGCACTGAGTGGCAAAACAACGTAAATGAAAGTTTTTGTTGCTGATGCGCCATCTATGTAAGCAGCTTCTTCTATTTCCTGAGGTATTTCGTTGAAGAATGATATCAACAACCATATTGACAAAGCAGTAGTTGGAACAAGGTATGGCAATATTAAGGCAAACCATGTGTTGAGCAATTTAATCCTTGTGAATATCACATACAGTGGAATTGCGCTGGCTATAGGTGGTAAGAATCTCATGGATATGAACCATCCGACCAAACCGGTTCCACCTATTTTAGTTCGCGATATTGAGTAAGCTGCCAAAGCTGCTATGAATGTTGAGACTATAGAAGTAGTTGTTGCAACTACAATGCTGTTTCTCAAGAACGGTTTGATACCAGCAATCGATGTAGTTGTGGTACCAAAGGTTGTGGATCCCGTGCCAAGGAAATTTGACAAAGTCCACTTCGTTGGCCAAAAAGTGGGCGGCAAAGTAAACCATTCAGCTTCCGGTTTAAAAGCGGTTATGACAATCCAATAAATTGGGAAAAGAAAGAACACAAGAACAATCGTAGTTATTGCAAATTTGATTGTTATCGTTATTTTTCTTTTCATATTCTCCTCTCCCTTTCAAGCCCAAGTTCTTTACCTATGTTGAGTATCCTTATCAACATGTTGACGAGAACCATCGAGACTATCACCAAGATGACGCAAAGTGCAGAGCCGTATCCAATGTTCCAACCATATGACACAGTTACTTTGTAGGCGTAAAAGCTCCAAGTAGAAGTTGCCGTTCCAGGCCCACCGAAGGTTGTCATGTATACGATATCAAATGTTTTCAACACATCTATAACCCTAAGTAAGAGTGTCACATATACGATTGGCCTAAGCAAAGGAAATTCGATGTATCTAAACAGTTTCCAACCGCTTGCGCCATCAACCTTTCCAGCATCTAAAAGATCTTTGGGTAAAGACTGCATAGCCGCGTATAATATTAGAAAAACAAAAGGTGTCCACTGCCAAATTTCAACGATCATTACAGCTACTTTGGCGCTAGTTGCTTTTCCAAACCATTCAATTTTTTGAAATCCTAACAGACTAAGAAAATAATTCACAGGTCCAAAAATGTAGTTGAATAACATTTTCCAAGCAAAACCTCCAACTGCGGCTGGTACCATCATTGGCAATAAAAACAAGGATCTAATTACTTT
Proteins encoded in this region:
- a CDS encoding carbohydrate ABC transporter permease → MLMLNRKIALTLVLPAIVLFLVMTIYPFVYMLYSSFTDLDLSKPNTGKFIGLRNYADIFRDPLAISSIEYTGLLLLIAVPIEMLAGLGLAYLIRGLIGEKVIRSLFLLPMMVPAAVGGFAWKMLFNYIFGPVNYFLSLLGFQKIEWFGKATSAKVAVMIVEIWQWTPFVFLILYAAMQSLPKDLLDAGKVDGASGWKLFRYIEFPLLRPIVYVTLLLRVIDVLKTFDIVYMTTFGGPGTATSTWSFYAYKVTVSYGWNIGYGSALCVILVIVSMVLVNMLIRILNIGKELGLERERRI
- a CDS encoding carbohydrate ABC transporter permease encodes the protein MKRKITITIKFAITTIVLVFFLFPIYWIVITAFKPEAEWFTLPPTFWPTKWTLSNFLGTGSTTFGTTTTSIAGIKPFLRNSIVVATTTSIVSTFIAALAAYSISRTKIGGTGLVGWFISMRFLPPIASAIPLYVIFTRIKLLNTWFALILPYLVPTTALSIWLLISFFNEIPQEIEEAAYIDGASATKTFIYVVLPLSAPGLAAAAILSFIQSWGEFLLALVLTSNASAQTLPVYLGRYITGWRVAWGPLSAAGLVTMLPVVIFALITQRFLIRGLTLGAIK